A section of the Estrella lausannensis genome encodes:
- a CDS encoding cysteine desulfurase family protein, translating into MGEGTYLDNSVSAQPSKETIAEMIPWLGERFGALESPHRVGQVGWSVVRESLGAIHALLDADKEDSFVFTSSGEEAINQVMLGMFFTYIQESGRNHIILSSADEVAHLSSMKRMEELGCSYKIVPPGRDGAVSVKALEAAITPRTILMSLGAAHGLTGVVNPVDEIASLCHERAIFFHLDVTHAIGRVPLNLNHPGLSFVTFRGEPLHAPQGTGGLLLKKAVRTAPLILGGGEQSGLRGGAFSLALLSGLGVAAKTLSEAKDYLSTEIARIRVFFEDEVLASIPGSEVLFLDTVRLPHVTTIAFPGVASEVLLYHLNSLDVFASMGGGPFLPLSATLIESGFPPEKALSALSFSFSRYSTEDDAQAAAQALKKSVEKLRGLSRYFTGV; encoded by the coding sequence ATGGGTGAAGGGACATACCTTGACAACAGCGTGAGCGCGCAGCCTTCCAAGGAGACGATAGCCGAGATGATACCTTGGCTTGGCGAGCGCTTTGGAGCGCTCGAGTCTCCTCACCGGGTCGGTCAGGTCGGCTGGAGCGTTGTCCGTGAGAGTTTGGGCGCGATCCATGCCCTTTTGGATGCTGACAAAGAGGACTCTTTCGTCTTCACATCTTCAGGAGAAGAGGCAATCAACCAGGTGATGCTGGGGATGTTTTTTACCTATATCCAGGAGTCTGGCCGCAACCATATCATCCTCTCTTCGGCTGACGAGGTTGCGCATCTCTCTTCCATGAAGAGGATGGAGGAGCTGGGCTGCTCCTATAAAATTGTCCCTCCAGGGAGGGATGGGGCTGTTTCTGTTAAGGCTTTGGAAGCGGCGATCACTCCCCGAACGATTTTGATGTCGCTCGGTGCTGCCCACGGTCTTACCGGCGTGGTCAACCCTGTAGACGAGATTGCTTCCCTATGTCATGAAAGGGCTATCTTTTTCCATCTCGATGTGACGCACGCCATCGGCAGAGTTCCCTTGAATCTAAACCATCCTGGCCTCTCTTTTGTCACATTCAGGGGGGAGCCTCTGCACGCCCCTCAGGGGACAGGCGGTTTACTTTTGAAGAAAGCGGTCAGGACGGCACCTCTCATCTTAGGGGGAGGAGAGCAAAGCGGATTGCGCGGCGGGGCATTCAGTCTGGCACTTTTATCGGGGCTTGGGGTTGCCGCAAAGACTCTTTCTGAAGCTAAGGACTATCTGTCCACGGAAATTGCCAGGATCAGGGTCTTTTTCGAAGACGAGGTGCTAGCTTCCATACCGGGATCTGAAGTGCTATTTCTTGATACTGTCCGCCTGCCACACGTCACCACGATTGCTTTTCCCGGCGTGGCCAGTGAAGTTTTGCTCTATCACCTCAACAGTCTCGATGTTTTTGCGAGCATGGGGGGAGGGCCGTTCCTTCCCTTGAGCGCTACGCTCATAGAGAGCGGATTTCCCCCGGAGAAGGCTCTTTCTGCTTTAAGCTTCTCCTTTTCACGCTACTCGACTGAGGACGACGCTCAGGCGGCGGCTCAAGCCCTTAAGAAGTCGGTTGAAAAATTGCGCGGGCTTTCCCGCTATTTCACAGGTGTTTAG
- a CDS encoding pseudouridine synthase, whose amino-acid sequence MDTLRLNLALAKSGVASRRKCDELIFAGRVTVNGKVADNPGIRVSETDRIAVNGRSVRVKKTQYYFLLNKPKGYVCSAKPANGQNSVLTLFKDVRERLFTVGRLDKETTGLILVTNDGDFANRVMHPSFGIQKEYLAKVWQEITDVHLKTLMEGIEMEGVLLKPVRVTKVRKGTLKITVMEGKKREVREMVAHAGLDLFDLKRIRIGGLHLGTLSEGVYRNLTESEKNSLFGTKQQRLKGQE is encoded by the coding sequence ATGGACACATTACGTTTAAATTTAGCGCTCGCCAAAAGCGGCGTTGCCTCCCGTAGAAAATGCGATGAACTCATCTTCGCCGGCAGGGTCACGGTCAACGGAAAAGTAGCGGACAACCCCGGCATTCGGGTTAGCGAAACCGACAGGATCGCGGTCAACGGGCGGAGTGTCAGGGTTAAAAAGACACAGTACTATTTCCTCCTCAACAAACCGAAAGGCTATGTCTGCAGCGCAAAACCTGCCAACGGCCAGAACAGCGTCCTAACCCTTTTCAAGGACGTCAGAGAGCGCCTGTTCACGGTCGGAAGGCTTGATAAGGAGACTACCGGTCTGATTCTGGTGACCAATGATGGTGATTTTGCCAACCGCGTCATGCACCCCTCCTTCGGAATTCAAAAGGAGTACCTGGCCAAGGTTTGGCAGGAGATCACCGACGTTCACCTGAAGACACTGATGGAGGGCATCGAAATGGAAGGCGTCCTTCTGAAGCCGGTTCGAGTCACCAAAGTTCGCAAAGGGACTTTGAAGATCACGGTAATGGAAGGAAAGAAGCGCGAAGTCAGGGAGATGGTAGCCCACGCAGGCCTCGACCTATTTGACCTAAAGCGGATCCGTATCGGCGGACTGCACCTCGGTACCCTATCTGAAGGCGTTTACAGAAATTTGACCGAAAGCGAAAAAAACAGCCTGTTTGGGACGAAACAGCAAAGGCTGAAAGGGCAGGAATAA
- a CDS encoding biotin--[acetyl-CoA-carboxylase] ligase encodes MDIDFHHFRNVYSTNTWALQNAKLLPRNRLTVVSADEQAAGRGRQANKWESPAFLNLYATFCLFLPMRQDIPNLPQILALAAIEILKGEGLEPRIKWPNDIYVGNKKIGGILSETLDFGGERFIAIGLGLNVNMPKENLAAIPSPATSLLNELQKEFSVDEILKKITHQFNAYVEIFIEKGFGHFLDQFKRNMILNQKIQFKDSNRKLYEGKGMDISADGSLKLLLENGDVKVFQSGELIEGKGKKLT; translated from the coding sequence ATGGATATAGATTTTCACCATTTTCGCAATGTTTACTCGACTAACACCTGGGCTTTGCAGAACGCTAAACTCTTGCCACGAAATCGACTGACGGTGGTCTCTGCCGACGAGCAGGCAGCGGGACGGGGCAGACAGGCCAATAAATGGGAATCGCCCGCTTTCTTAAACCTATACGCCACTTTCTGCTTATTCCTGCCCATGCGCCAGGACATCCCTAATCTTCCACAAATTCTCGCGCTTGCAGCGATCGAAATTTTAAAAGGAGAAGGGCTTGAGCCCCGGATTAAGTGGCCCAACGATATTTACGTCGGGAACAAAAAAATCGGAGGCATCCTAAGCGAAACGCTGGATTTCGGCGGCGAACGGTTCATCGCCATTGGCCTCGGGCTGAATGTGAATATGCCAAAAGAGAATCTGGCCGCAATTCCCAGTCCGGCAACCTCTCTTTTGAATGAGCTTCAAAAAGAGTTTTCCGTCGATGAGATCTTAAAAAAGATCACGCATCAGTTTAATGCCTACGTCGAAATTTTCATTGAAAAAGGATTTGGGCATTTTCTTGATCAGTTCAAAAGGAATATGATCCTGAACCAAAAAATTCAGTTCAAAGACAGCAACCGCAAGCTATACGAGGGCAAGGGAATGGATATATCCGCTGACGGATCCCTGAAACTGCTGCTCGAAAACGGCGACGTCAAGGTGTTTCAAAGCGGTGAGTTGATCGAAGGAAAGGGTAAAAAGCTGACGTAG
- a CDS encoding NADH-quinone oxidoreductase subunit N has protein sequence MNTNPALQDYLSLSPMAILLLSGLVLIVIESLSPKFSRKSAFPIAFLSIIAALISSYLAPEPTHPYISAFIVSDSPAQFFTSFFLVVGAVIALISASFFKQRTESHGEYAFLLLSSLIGLILIGASADFLTLFLGLEILSLALYVLVAYMKTWSKTHEAAIKFFLLGSMATAFLIFGVALIYGATGTTRFEGLLEKYGALTDAPSRVLFISGSALFALGLLFKAAVVPFHFWAPDVYAGAATPVTAFLAVGSKAGAFAGLARVFLITIPGFDPVFSTMIALAAAITLLYGNILAIRQRAFRRFFAYSGISHSGFMLIAIAAAGEGGAFEALAFYLTVYSVATLGVFSLFTAMDAGDGDIPFESVQGLFKRSPWIALAFALSLLVLAGFPPFVGFFAKFILFKVAYTKGLIWLMVLALILTVISSYYYFRLVLLLFKGAVDQVRIRPECSLSFAFACLAGVLLLILSLSPDRLTTLIGAIKP, from the coding sequence ATGAACACGAACCCTGCACTTCAAGACTATTTAAGCCTCTCTCCGATGGCCATATTGCTTTTATCTGGACTTGTCCTGATTGTGATCGAGAGCCTGTCTCCTAAATTTTCCAGAAAAAGCGCTTTTCCTATCGCGTTTCTTTCAATCATCGCAGCGCTGATATCCTCTTACTTGGCACCCGAACCCACCCACCCGTACATTAGCGCCTTTATTGTATCCGACTCCCCCGCGCAATTTTTCACCTCATTCTTTCTTGTTGTCGGTGCGGTGATCGCCCTGATTTCCGCCTCCTTTTTCAAACAGCGAACAGAGAGCCATGGGGAATACGCCTTTTTGCTCCTATCCTCATTAATCGGCCTTATCCTCATTGGAGCCTCAGCTGATTTTCTCACCCTATTTTTGGGGCTGGAAATTCTATCCCTTGCGCTCTACGTCCTCGTTGCCTACATGAAGACCTGGAGCAAAACTCATGAGGCGGCGATTAAATTCTTTCTTTTAGGATCAATGGCGACAGCTTTCTTAATTTTCGGAGTGGCGCTCATCTACGGCGCGACAGGCACCACCCGGTTTGAGGGGCTGCTTGAGAAATACGGAGCACTGACCGATGCGCCATCGCGTGTTCTCTTTATTTCGGGATCCGCCTTGTTTGCTTTAGGACTTTTGTTCAAGGCCGCGGTTGTCCCTTTCCATTTCTGGGCTCCGGATGTTTATGCCGGAGCGGCAACGCCGGTTACCGCCTTTTTAGCGGTCGGATCCAAGGCAGGGGCGTTCGCTGGATTGGCCAGAGTCTTCTTAATCACGATACCGGGTTTTGATCCCGTTTTTAGTACGATGATCGCTCTTGCGGCCGCGATCACTCTTCTTTATGGCAACATATTGGCGATCAGGCAGAGAGCATTCCGTCGCTTTTTTGCCTACTCAGGCATATCCCACTCCGGATTCATGCTGATTGCAATCGCCGCAGCGGGAGAGGGGGGAGCTTTTGAAGCTCTCGCCTTTTATCTTACCGTCTATTCGGTAGCAACCCTGGGCGTCTTTTCGCTTTTCACCGCCATGGACGCCGGCGATGGGGATATTCCTTTTGAGAGCGTGCAGGGACTGTTTAAAAGGAGCCCATGGATAGCGCTCGCTTTTGCCCTCTCTCTTCTTGTGCTGGCAGGGTTTCCTCCCTTTGTCGGGTTTTTCGCCAAATTTATACTGTTCAAGGTGGCCTATACGAAAGGGCTCATCTGGCTCATGGTGCTGGCGCTTATTCTGACAGTGATCTCTTCATACTACTATTTCCGGCTTGTCCTTCTACTTTTTAAAGGCGCTGTCGATCAGGTTAGAATCAGGCCAGAGTGCTCCCTTTCTTTCGCTTTTGCCTGTCTGGCGGGAGTGCTGCTCTTGATCTTAAGTTTATCGCCCGACAGGCTAACTACCCTGATCGGAGCGATCAAACCCTGA
- a CDS encoding small ribosomal subunit Rsm22 family protein: MAKRKRIETDIEEIMPLLIGIWRKMFKLSGPPDELQTREFRSFVANVKSLYEAESKEQEGSLSQALQSRDLLGAYFLYFWPLRYLEAMHLLGELPKTGYSALDLSVGPSPFAFAALKHGYLDVTSIGSNEGALNLTAEAAGRYGYPLQIRNELARFKTGSKRYDLITLSYTLLDLYPSDSLAHSEKRKELVLDLLNSLTPEGYLLIVDGSTEKKNKKILELRDQIVEGGYSIQAPCIYQGRCPALANKNICFAQRELQKPYLIQEAQRSGRINMNSLKMSYLIVRSKEASLPDIQKDLYRIISPPFEERGKKTYYLCGKGGRKKLTSSLETATKETRAFEFIKRGEAIEIQGAQVEGNTFVLNEMSKLRVAAPLSKPLLAQEGEEHS, translated from the coding sequence ATGGCAAAGAGAAAACGGATTGAAACCGACATCGAAGAGATAATGCCCCTCTTGATTGGCATCTGGAGAAAAATGTTTAAGCTCTCCGGCCCTCCTGACGAGCTGCAAACACGAGAATTCCGCTCCTTCGTAGCCAATGTAAAATCGCTTTACGAAGCAGAGAGCAAAGAACAGGAGGGCTCCTTAAGCCAAGCGCTGCAAAGCAGAGACCTTTTGGGCGCCTATTTCCTCTACTTCTGGCCGCTCCGTTATCTTGAAGCGATGCACCTGCTCGGAGAACTCCCAAAGACAGGATACTCGGCGCTGGACTTAAGCGTCGGCCCATCCCCTTTCGCTTTTGCAGCCTTGAAGCACGGCTATTTGGACGTCACTTCCATCGGTTCGAATGAGGGAGCTTTGAATCTGACTGCAGAAGCAGCAGGCCGCTATGGCTATCCCCTCCAGATCCGCAATGAGCTTGCGCGTTTCAAGACAGGATCCAAGCGCTACGACCTCATTACCCTCAGCTACACTTTGCTTGACCTCTATCCGTCAGACTCCCTTGCCCACAGCGAAAAAAGAAAGGAGCTCGTCCTTGATCTGCTCAACTCCTTAACACCTGAGGGCTACCTGTTGATTGTGGATGGATCGACGGAGAAGAAAAACAAAAAGATCTTAGAGTTAAGGGACCAGATCGTCGAAGGCGGCTACAGCATCCAGGCGCCCTGTATCTATCAGGGAAGATGCCCGGCCCTTGCCAATAAAAACATCTGTTTTGCCCAAAGAGAGCTGCAAAAACCTTATCTGATCCAAGAAGCGCAGCGCTCAGGCCGCATCAACATGAATTCCCTTAAGATGTCCTACCTGATAGTGAGAAGCAAAGAGGCTTCTCTTCCCGATATACAAAAAGACCTCTACCGTATTATCAGCCCTCCTTTTGAGGAAAGAGGTAAAAAAACTTACTATCTTTGCGGCAAAGGGGGAAGAAAGAAGCTTACTTCCTCACTGGAAACAGCAACTAAAGAGACCCGGGCTTTTGAGTTCATCAAAAGAGGCGAAGCCATTGAAATTCAGGGCGCGCAAGTCGAGGGAAACACTTTTGTGCTGAACGAAATGAGTAAGCTGAGAGTAGCGGCCCCCCTCTCCAAACCGCTCCTAGCGCAAGAAGGGGAAGAGCACTCCTAA
- a CDS encoding MFS transporter, with product MMKDLADSAYVTQRAFLWTRVLDTPFWALFNMLFIILYKDLGATPFQLAVVIALKPLSSLFSMYWSHAITERRDRLLSNVMVGGVLRHLPFFFFPWIENTWLVIAAFGFHMSLARGVQPAWMEILKINIPGITRDKVFAWGSSIGYIGDALVASSVALVLDGYFQAWRWIFPLAAFISLFALYFQSKIPIPEGGRTAPPSEEKGALKPLTDPWKKAWGLIKSRPDFMHFQIAFMLAGSGLMILQPTLPIFFVDVLNLSYTEFALAFTVCKGIGFALASPILARLIGRIDIFLFTSLVTFSLAIFPLLLMLANGGIIWLYLGYIAYGVMQAGSNLSWNLSGPIFSRDEDSSLFTSINVATVGIRGMIAPALGSAIFPFIGAFGVMGVSSVICMSAAFHLISCSRREREASSLGA from the coding sequence ATGATGAAAGATCTAGCAGATAGCGCCTATGTGACCCAACGCGCCTTTCTTTGGACCCGCGTTTTGGATACCCCTTTCTGGGCGCTGTTCAACATGCTGTTTATCATTTTGTACAAAGATCTGGGAGCCACGCCCTTTCAGCTCGCTGTCGTGATTGCACTAAAACCGCTCTCCTCCCTGTTCTCCATGTACTGGAGCCACGCCATTACCGAGAGGCGAGACAGGCTTTTATCCAATGTCATGGTGGGTGGGGTGCTAAGGCATCTGCCTTTCTTTTTTTTCCCCTGGATAGAAAACACCTGGCTTGTGATAGCAGCTTTCGGCTTTCACATGAGCCTGGCAAGAGGTGTGCAGCCGGCCTGGATGGAAATTCTCAAAATCAATATTCCGGGAATCACGCGCGATAAGGTCTTTGCCTGGGGCTCATCCATCGGCTATATCGGCGATGCCTTGGTGGCATCTTCGGTTGCCCTTGTGCTGGATGGCTATTTTCAAGCCTGGCGCTGGATTTTTCCCCTGGCGGCATTTATCTCCCTCTTTGCCCTCTATTTCCAGTCGAAAATCCCGATTCCGGAAGGGGGGAGAACAGCACCGCCATCCGAAGAAAAGGGAGCGCTGAAGCCGCTGACCGATCCATGGAAGAAGGCTTGGGGATTAATCAAAAGCCGGCCGGATTTTATGCATTTTCAGATAGCGTTTATGCTGGCAGGCAGCGGTCTGATGATTTTGCAGCCTACATTGCCTATCTTTTTTGTGGATGTGCTAAATCTGTCCTACACAGAGTTTGCGTTGGCGTTTACCGTTTGCAAAGGGATCGGCTTTGCCCTGGCATCCCCAATTTTGGCTCGTTTGATCGGGCGGATTGATATCTTTCTGTTCACCAGCCTGGTCACCTTCTCCCTGGCTATTTTTCCTCTTCTCCTGATGTTGGCCAACGGAGGAATTATCTGGCTATACCTCGGCTATATCGCCTATGGAGTGATGCAGGCCGGCAGCAATTTAAGTTGGAACTTGTCGGGACCGATATTCTCCAGGGATGAAGACAGCTCGCTATTTACCAGTATCAATGTCGCGACTGTGGGGATTCGGGGAATGATCGCTCCGGCTCTTGGGAGCGCGATTTTTCCGTTCATCGGCGCATTCGGGGTGATGGGTGTTAGCAGTGTCATCTGTATGTCCGCGGCTTTCCATCTGATTAGCTGCAGCCGGCGTGAAAGAGAGGCCTCTTCTCTCGGTGCCTAG
- a CDS encoding 2,3-bisphosphoglycerate-dependent phosphoglycerate mutase, protein MALLIMLRHGESEWNRQNQFTGWVDVPLSSKGVEEALKAGELIKDIPIDVIFTSTLIRAQMTLALAMLKHVGKKVPVFLHEGEGDLEKWGKIYSPQAESHTIPVYKSWRLNERMYGELQGLNKAETAEKFGKDQVKIWRRSYATPPPSGESLEMTAARTIPYFEETIVPFLRQGKNVFVSAHGNSLRSIIMDLEGLSQEEVVSLELATGSPLLYEYNEGVFTKKELQNG, encoded by the coding sequence ATGGCGCTATTAATCATGCTGCGTCATGGAGAGTCGGAGTGGAACCGGCAGAATCAGTTTACCGGCTGGGTTGATGTTCCCCTTTCATCCAAAGGAGTTGAAGAGGCCCTTAAGGCAGGAGAGCTGATCAAGGATATCCCGATTGATGTGATCTTCACTTCGACCCTGATCAGGGCGCAGATGACTCTGGCACTCGCTATGCTCAAGCATGTTGGCAAAAAGGTTCCTGTTTTCCTCCATGAAGGCGAGGGCGATTTGGAAAAGTGGGGGAAAATCTACTCGCCGCAAGCTGAAAGCCACACAATTCCGGTATACAAAAGCTGGCGTCTCAACGAGAGAATGTATGGCGAGCTGCAGGGTCTCAATAAGGCCGAGACGGCGGAGAAATTTGGAAAAGACCAGGTCAAAATCTGGAGGCGCAGCTACGCTACTCCTCCCCCATCGGGAGAGAGCCTGGAGATGACAGCGGCGAGAACCATTCCCTACTTTGAAGAGACGATAGTCCCTTTTCTGAGACAGGGGAAGAACGTATTTGTCTCAGCTCACGGCAATTCGCTGCGCTCCATCATCATGGATCTGGAGGGCTTAAGCCAAGAAGAGGTTGTCAGCTTAGAGCTCGCCACCGGATCGCCGCTTCTCTATGAATACAACGAAGGCGTTTTTACCAAAAAAGAGTTGCAAAATGGGTGA
- a CDS encoding NifU family protein has product MALRANEPYPWYRYSKKIQQRILNPRSCGLFDERSASERALRLAVGEAGSVKEGNAIALFLLVDKQDGQIVDARYQLFGQTALIGAAEAAVDIMVGKNYDQAGRISGELIDAHFSDKTGEPALPNEALPFISLVIEAIRQAKERCMDIPLPVGYTAPPVPKEASDSTGEGYPGFEQLSLKEKISVIEKVLDEDVRPYIALDAGGVEVINFLNDREVIISYQGACTSCYSSIGTTLSYIQDTLRRKVFKGLIVIPDVDFMASK; this is encoded by the coding sequence ATGGCCTTACGAGCAAACGAACCCTATCCTTGGTATCGCTACAGCAAGAAAATCCAGCAGAGGATTTTAAATCCACGCTCCTGCGGTCTTTTCGATGAGAGGAGTGCATCGGAAAGGGCCTTGCGTCTTGCAGTCGGAGAGGCAGGCAGCGTCAAGGAGGGCAACGCGATCGCCCTCTTCCTCTTGGTCGATAAGCAAGACGGCCAGATTGTCGACGCCAGGTATCAGCTTTTTGGCCAGACGGCGCTCATCGGGGCCGCCGAAGCGGCTGTCGATATCATGGTGGGAAAAAACTACGATCAAGCGGGAAGGATCAGCGGAGAGCTGATCGACGCCCATTTCAGTGATAAGACCGGCGAGCCTGCCTTGCCTAACGAGGCATTGCCCTTCATTAGCCTCGTTATCGAGGCGATCCGCCAGGCGAAAGAGCGCTGCATGGATATTCCTCTTCCCGTCGGCTATACCGCTCCGCCTGTTCCTAAGGAGGCGTCTGATAGCACCGGCGAAGGATATCCCGGCTTCGAGCAACTTTCCCTTAAAGAGAAAATCTCCGTGATTGAAAAAGTGCTCGATGAGGACGTCAGGCCCTATATAGCTCTTGATGCCGGAGGTGTTGAGGTGATTAATTTTTTAAACGATCGGGAAGTGATCATCAGCTATCAGGGGGCTTGCACCTCCTGCTACTCATCGATCGGCACCACGCTCTCCTATATCCAGGATACGCTTCGCCGTAAGGTATTCAAGGGGCTGATTGTCATACCTGATGTGGACTTCATGGCTTCGAAATAG